One genomic window of Nicotiana sylvestris chromosome 10, ASM39365v2, whole genome shotgun sequence includes the following:
- the LOC138879806 gene encoding uncharacterized protein gives MLPGLPIQYWATVNLGRIVSYLGKPICTDKLTAQGDRISYARVLVDIDISQPLPKHILIENEKGGFKEQKLEHEWKPSYCQDCLQIGHTAGNCNKEQENEFIHEKGEEQNRRKRRQRQKKQQMTQWKVKDNKTQPPKQEQQKEEVLMQVENNMNNDDQGRIVKGKMRMVAQGDELKEGVMTDKEVERLLSKNRFSSLRIQPKEITKSLERDTRTSDKFPP, from the coding sequence ATGCTACCTGGGCTGCCGATTCAATATTGGGCAACTGTGAATTTGGGCAGAATTGTGAGTTACCTAGGAAAACCAATATGCACTGATAAATTGACAGCACAAGGGGATAGAATCTCATATGCTAGAGTACTGGTGGACATAGACATCTCTCAGCCACTCCCTAAGCATATACTGATTGAGAATGAGAAAGGGGGATTCAAAGAGCAGAAACTGGAACATGAATGGAAGCCCTCCTATTGTCAGGACTGTCTACAAATAGGACATACTGCTGGAAATTGCAACAAGGAACAAGAGAATGAATTTATACATGAGAAGGGTGAAGAGCAGAATCGgagaaaaagaagacaaagacAGAAAAAACAGCAAATGACCCAATGGAAAGTGAAAGATAATAAGACTCAACCACCAAAACAAGAACAACAGAAAGAAGAAGTCCTTATGCAGGTTGAGAACAATATGAACAATGATGATCAGGGCAGAATAGTGAAAGGGAAGATGAGAATGGTGGCTCAAGGAGATGAATTGAAGGAAGGTGTCATGACTGATAAAGAAGTAGAGAGGCTGCTAAGCAAAAACAGATTCAGCTCGTTGAGAATTCAACCAAAAGAGATTACCAAAAGTTTGGAAAGGGACACTAGAACCTCTGATAAGTTTCCCCCATGA